From the genome of Salvia splendens isolate huo1 chromosome 7, SspV2, whole genome shotgun sequence:
ATATTTGAGTCCTGATAGATGTTAGGTTCCAGAAGGCTGTCACGGCCGATGCAGCCACGATCTTTTTGTGCGCACAGCCTCCCCAAACACCCAGTGCCCATGCTTTCACATGTTCAACTGTTCAATTCCAAGCATTTACATCTTTTAGTGAAAACAATTGCtaatgaaaagaaaaacaagatcAAAACACACTACACCAACCTTTCTCGGATAATCGAGGAGAGTAAGCCGAGTATAACCTTGGACCAGTGAAGCTAGCAAAAAATCCTGCAATAAAAGTATTCAAACATCAAGAACTTGAGACATTCCGCACTATTTCAAACCATGTTGTCAAAGCCTACTTACCAAGAGCACACAATCTCCATAGGGTGATAAAATGGCCATACTCTGCTCCCACGAGCAAGAATGGAACAACCTAAAACAGCCACAAGAATCATCAATGTCCAAATTCCATCACTTCAACTCATTTCAGACAGGCTATGTATGAGATCAAGTGGAACTACTTTGAGGGTCATGTCTGGTTCTCCTGAAAAAACCTCTCTGGTTTTCGAGATCACGAGATTGGCAGCTGGAAGTATCAATCTCCCAACTCTTAATATATCATCTTCTTTCAACTTGAACTCGCGCTTCGCCTCCGCCTCTGTCCCCTCCCTGCATAGTCTTCAACAAATGGTTCATAACAAAAGGTATGAATGAAGCTCACATAGCTCTCAAATAGTTGAAGTGATCATATCCATACCTTTGCCTCACTGAGTTGGAGAAGAATGAAACTCCCAAGAACAAAAGTCCCACTTGAGATAGGAATGAGAAAATGCTGCTTACAAAATCATATGGAATTCAATCAAATCCCAAGAAAAACTAACCAATAAAGGTAAAAAATCATGATAAGTAattgaaagttgaaacaaaCCTAAAGCTGACTCCCTTTGTGAAACAAGAAGACAAGAAACAGAGAGTTCCAAAACCAAACCAAAGGCTTGATTTTGAGACATCTTTCCACATAACCAAATCATGTATAATCTCCCCAATCCCATCAAAATTGTAGACTTCACCACCAGCTTCTTCTAAATCAGattcaagaaacaaaaaaacatgAATCAATAAACCAACCCTAAACCTAGAAATGGTGAATTTTGATGATGATTACTCAATTACTAATAAATGCATACTGTTTGAAGGAACTATTTGAGATGAAGTAGAAGAAATCAATTTCTCCTTTCTAGATTGCCTCTTCTTCCTCGGCTTCGCCGCCAATTCCTCCACAATCTCCCTCTCCTCTTGATCGAGCCGCCGCCTCGATCTCCGGATTCCCCGAGGCGAGGCTGTGGAGGTCCTGCTCCTGCACCTCCTCCCATCGGCGGCGTCGGCTTTCGATCGCTTGAGAGGCAATGGGGAGAGAGCGAGAAGCTCCTTCAGCGGCAGGGTGTAAGGGGGTCTGGGGGAGACGGATGATTCCGGCGGAGGAGTCGAGATTTTGTGCGAAGATGGGACTATGTCGAGGGAGAGTTGAGTGATTGTTCCGCCGCTGTAGTGGCGGAGCTTCGACAGGCGCGAGGCGGATTTGGTTCGGCGATCGGACGACTGAGGCAGCGGTGTGGAATccatggattttttttttgatttgatcgatttggggattttttttgATGCTTTGAttgatttggggattttttttgttgttgatgaAGGTGAGATTTTGAGAAGGTTTTTTGTATTTGGAATTAGGCTCGGGTAGCCGTTGGAGAATGggctttttatttttgaatatttttaacgGCGGTTAGTGGGTTTCCACTACTTTTAACGGTAACGATGAAAAACAAGCTTATAAAGTTTGCGTTCAGagtaatttctttataaatGATTGATTAATAATTGAGAGTCCTTTAAGagaattaaatttaaacaaattttaGTCAGTTGTATAAAATTCGAAAACATAAATTATGCAAATTTTTATAGATTTTCCAATTGTAATAGATGTGTACAAAGTAATGTGGtttttaattatactaaaaacaaaagctatttttttaaaaaataataaaagaaaataacaaacatttatttcataaaatgatGTCGTTGAGTATCGGTGAAAGAGTCATATAACCAAATTTCGTACATATGAAACTTTTTGACTTAATATTCCATTTTCAAACATGATGGACCGACAAAAATTCGACCAATTTCTGTACATAGATGAAACAATCGAGAAAAAACTGGAAACTTCACAACTTAAtagatttttgttttaaaaCGTTATGTATACTAAACAAAATTTGATGAAATTTCGAAATGTAAATAGTTATTATTCCTTGAAATGTCCATGAACTAATTTACTTCTGATTTCAATAATCAATAAGATTGTTTTCCCTTTTTTCTTTTGTTCTGAAAAAGGTAGAACATTATCAGCATAAATAATGCGAAAACATCTTAAAACCAAGAATGTCATTCCCTTAAcatccaataaataaaattgtctCAAACCATAATTCATAATCAATCCACTAAATTAAACAGCACAAATTTTATTCTCCATCCATAAAAAGTTCTTAGTAATTTTGATGGCATAGGAAACTGCATTTTCTACTAACAATCATCATGCATCAGATTTGATGAAGCACATCTTCTCGATTCGAGCTTCATATATCCTTGAAGGGTGTTAGAGTGCCTGGAGCAGAATGCTCTTATCCTCTCGAGCCCGTCTCTCAGGATAGCCGGCTCCACCGAGAAGCTGAGGCGCAGCCAGTTCTTCAGCCCCAAGATCGATCCTGTAACAAAAACACATCGGTTTTAAGAATTTGGGGCGAGcgaacgaagggagtagtatcCGACAAAGACTCCTAACTCATTTCAAGGGATGTAGAAATTATTGTGTTTGTGCATTCTATTTACCTGGCATGATCATAACTGATTCCTCTCTAGCTAGCTTCATGGCGAAATCCACGTCATCTTTCACATCTTCGAGCAACAAGGGATTGATCTCGATCTAGGATACGTAGAGGTTGATGACCGGAGAGTGTGAAAATATGCAGTTAAAGTAAAACTAGTAAATGAGTTCATGTTTAATTAAGCCTCTCACCATTGTAGACATAGCGCCTTCGGGTTTGTGTGGGCAAGAAAGCGAAGGGATCTCACTGATCGTGGCATAGCACGCATCTGCAGATTCTCTAAGAGTGTCGTTCGTTCTTGAAAAGAACGCGTCTGTTGACTTCTCGAGGATTTCAGGAACAGCACCCTTCAGAAAATACTTCATCTCATAACGATATTCAAAAACAGAAATCATAGACAAATTTATCTAACCGTAACAAGGCAAACTCGAACAATAATCATGAAACGAAGAACGAGCAAGAACTCAATCGTGTACCTGGATGAGAGTTGCGGGATCAGCTGTGATGCAGAGATAGTTTTCAATGGATTCGATGATCTGAGAGAGAGACAAAAATCGGGTAAATGTCTTATAAATCGTAATCACTTTGAATGTAAAGAGGATTGGAGATCAAACCCCGGATTTCTTAAGGACTCCGTTGGGATCAGAAGCAGCGATCCAGCCGAGGCGCCAGCCTGGAATGAGCCATCTCTTCGACATCGATGCCAGTGTAAGCACGGGAGTGACTGATCCCAAAAGCCCCATAGGCAGAAACTTGTTGCTCCCGAAAACAATATGGTTATAAACTTCGTCCGAGATCAACAGAATCCCCAACCTCTGTGCCGTCTCTGCAATCTTTCAAACACGAAATCGTGTCAAAAACCTATTCTAGATTTCCAACAGCAATAGGCATATATCTATAGTTGGTTACCTTTTGCATATGCTCAAATGTGAAAACATTTCCACACGGATTTCCCGGGTTGATTACAACCATGGCAATGGTCTTGTCATCTGCAAGAGCCTCCACGCCATCAAGATCGACCTCCCAGCCTCTCTCGGGCAGGAGGTTGAAATGACGGACCTCAAGATTGCTGAATGCAGCACGCGCTTCATACACCGGGTAGCCTGGTTTTGGGAATAATATGTTGGCACCCGGGCGAGCCAGGGCTGATAGCACGACCTCTATCGCGTGATTTGCCCCTGCAGTTAGGAAAACATCACCTTCCGACAACTTGTGAGGAAGGTCTTTGCTCAGATGCTCTGCAACTGACCTGTTTCAGAGTGAAAGGCACAAGCAGTAGAGTCAGCTACAAAAATTCCCTTTTGCCTCGGTCACTAATTGCAAGAATCTCCTAAACAAGCTTTTTTATGCAAGAATCTTTTAAACAAATCTTTTTGTCAAGAATCTCCTAAACAAGCCTTTTTTGCTAGAATATTTATGCAAGGATCTCCAATGCAAGTAATTTTTTTGCAAGAATCTTTATGGAAGAATCTCCTAAACAAACCTTTTATGCAAGAATCTCTGAAGCTCCTAAGAAAATCACACAGAGAGACACAAACAAGCATGCATTGGATACACACAATTGCATTAATTTTGAGCAATCATTCAGAAATACTGAGCCTTGCAATCAGTCACAAGCTATCTTTTTTCTTCACTAGTATTCCACTGACAAATAACTACTCATTGAATTCAAGAAGCTTCTAGAAACTTTTCCCAGATGAGAAACAACAGCAATCAAGAAACAGCAACTTTATCAATTCTTGGAGATTCAAAACAGCTTCTTTTTTGTGAaatctaaaatttttaaaccaAAAAACAAACATGGGTTTTCAGGCAATGAACAAAGCAAATCAAATACAACCAAAATCAAGAACACTAAATGTAAAAAGACACAATCTTTCTCATCCTTGCATGTCAAATTTTcgaccctctctctctctctctcttacacacacacacacacacaaatagaGAGAGATGAAAGAGGAGTTACTCTCTAGCGGGAGAAAGGCCAGCAGAAGGGGGGTAGCCATTGAAGAGAGAGGAGCGAAGGGCATTGAGAAGGGATTCCTCAGCAACAGGAGATGTTTTGAAGCTGGGATATGGCGAGGGATCTCCATGCCCAAGATGGATCACATcccttttatcatttttgttcAGATTCCCCTTTAATATTTCAAGAAAGTCTCTGATTGTCACCGTTCGCTTCTCGCTTTTGAAACCCCACTTTGACATTTTCTGCTCCATCGGTGAGTATGACTGTATGAGGAGTCACAAAGTTTTGTAGTAACCAAATAAATAAGAACGATGGTTTAATATAGACAAACAGTTGAGATGTTTGAAGTGCAAAAGACaagattttaatcttttgcTTTGTTTCGAATTTcgcacaaaaaaaatataagtgaaCTAATATATCATTGGTCCATGATTTTCGTGAAAGTAACACTATAGAcctataattaaaaaaaaatccctaTAGTACatccctaagagcatccacctCCCCATCAATGCTCTTgccaaatactccctctgtcccgtgttacttgcactgttttcctttctgggcgtcccaagttatttgcactcttttcatttttagtaaaaattatcacctatagccgcaattgttgactttgctatacactcattccttaatctccgtgccgaaaagcaaatgtacgagtagcccgggacggagggagtagtatggATGTAGATCCGAAtctacttttattcattttttactctctgcttttccgtaagagcacaacactcacatccatactcttctgcaaaatcatgcttaagggtcctaccattctattatttaatttaaaaacttcaattactaaaaatatttccacaatattaaaatgcattaacaatacccgaaatactattacaaattactaaaaaagtaaaaattacataattaaaatcctcaaattaaaaattacataattaaaatcctaaaaattaaggttgagagagttgtttggtatagtgtgATTTTTTGTGTGGTGAAAtgaaggtatttatagatgaaagtgtgaattttgggataaaaataatgaaaaataaattaaaagtgtggaaaaaatggatatattttattgggaagtggaaaaatatttttttattaaacctgaattttttagattttttcaaattaaaaaaatgataaatcaactgCTAATCAGAGCATACCACATCGGCTGCTCGTGCTCTTGCAGTCGGCACAGCGGTGCTTTTAGCTAAGAGCAGGGttgtgccgtcggcaagagcacatcGGCGAGCATGGTGTTGGCCGCGCCGACACGGCtttgctcttagctaagagcaccaaTGCACATGCTCACATTCAATATAATCATCAATAAGATCAAAATAACCTTGGTATTGGAGGGCAGTTTTGTACATTTCACGGCAGTAGTCAAATCCTTGATGTTTTGGAGGTATTGATTTATTGAGATAGCATGACACATGCTCCCTTCCTCCATGAAATATCATCCAAGTTTGAATCGTCGCAGATTTTAAAATATGTAAAGAAAAGAgttccacatttatatattaattttttataatagaatgtgaataTAAAGAGTAAGTGGAAAGTGAAGTCTATTTaccaaaagtagaaaaaaaaacaaaatggtaaaactgAACAATATTTCGGGAAAGTATATCACACAAGTACGTtcgttaatttttattttgtactcTTATTGGTTTTTACTCAGACAGATCCAAAACATAACACATCCCTGGAATTTTAAAGCAATTGAGGGGAAAATGGCAATGGATGAGCCTCTTCAAGATTCCAATTTCGattcttttactttcttcccTTTTTTGGTTAAAAGACAtaaatatatttctttttttatacaCTTTACAATTTTCCTCAATCTAATATATATTGCCTGATTTGGAATGTCACCCATAGTAAATTTGATTAATATTCTTCCGATTTTAATATGGATTATATTTTTCATCGGTGTGATTGAATtccacatttttttaaattttagtaataTATGGGCATCAAgagttttcttttttctttttacttcaAATCTTACAACGTGGGTTCATAAAAAAGGTTATATATCTTTTCGTAATAATTTATGTTCTAAATAAGCTTTATATCTTAAAATAGCTTCCACACGCAAATATTAGGAGAATTTTTATTCCCTtccgtctcataataagagtcacatgtCATCACTTTGATCCGTCCCACAATTAGAATCACATTTCACTTGTAACATAGATGATAAAtaggtcacacattccactaactcacttcactaacattctattataaaaccaaaataaaaaagtggatttcatattccattatttttttcaatccattattcttcatatttcttaaaactcttgTCCACACCAAACTATAGGTCTTCTTTCAGCTTGGAAATAAACACGACTATGGGGATCATTGAAGTAGCAGAATTGTGTTGTGCTATTGATATATTACAAACCcctaggtccagaggattcgctagatcacaaggtctaggagaTCGTGGAACCTTCAGAAttcggtcgttggacacacactttccgcttcaaaacctcaacccactacactgttgactagtatagagaagtaaatgatcgatcccacgaggacggatgagttagcatgcatttggagggttttgggaggggttggctgctgccacataacaagtgggtcgagaattttaaactactggACTTAGGAAATGAAAGCTAACTACTCTATCTACTGGGTCCAGGAAACGCGTA
Proteins encoded in this window:
- the LOC121811662 gene encoding reticulon-like protein B17 isoform X1 — protein: MDSTPLPQSSDRRTKSASRLSKLRHYSGGTITQLSLDIVPSSHKISTPPPESSVSPRPPYTLPLKELLALSPLPLKRSKADAADGRRCRSRTSTASPRGIRRSRRRLDQEEREIVEELAAKPRKKRQSRKEKLISSTSSQIVPSNKEAGGEVYNFDGIGEIIHDLVMWKDVSKSSLWFGFGTLCFLSSCFTKGVSFSIFSFLSQVGLLFLGVSFFSNSVRQRLCREGTEAEAKREFKLKEDDILRVGRLILPAANLVISKTREVFSGEPDMTLKVVPFLLVGAEYGHFITLWRLCALGFFASFTGPRLYSAYSPRLSEKVEHVKAWALGVWGGCAHKKIVAASAVTAFWNLTSIRTQIFAAFLCLVIFRYRRQHVVAEVADDDTAAAAADDTKATVDDAKEVAADEQKAIIAVEIESKK
- the LOC121811662 gene encoding reticulon-like protein B17 isoform X4 gives rise to the protein MDSTPLPQSSDRRTKSASRLSKLRHYSGGTITQLSLDIVPSSHKISTPPPESSVSPRPPYTLPLKELLALSPLPLKRSKADAADGRRCRSRTSTASPRGIRRSRRRLDQEEREIVEELAAKPRKKRQSRKEKLISSTSSQIVPSNKAGGEVYNFDGIGEIIHDLVMWKDVSKSSLWFGFGTLCFLSSCFTKGVSFSIFSFLSQVGLLFLGVSFFSNSVRQREGTEAEAKREFKLKEDDILRVGRLILPAANLVISKTREVFSGEPDMTLKVVPFLLVGAEYGHFITLWRLCALGFFASFTGPRLYSAYSPRLSEKVEHVKAWALGVWGGCAHKKIVAASAVTAFWNLTSIRTQIFAAFLCLVIFRYRRQHVVAEVADDDTAAAAADDTKATVDDAKEVAADEQKAIIAVEIESKK
- the LOC121811662 gene encoding reticulon-like protein B17 isoform X2, encoding MDSTPLPQSSDRRTKSASRLSKLRHYSGGTITQLSLDIVPSSHKISTPPPESSVSPRPPYTLPLKELLALSPLPLKRSKADAADGRRCRSRTSTASPRGIRRSRRRLDQEEREIVEELAAKPRKKRQSRKEKLISSTSSQIVPSNKAGGEVYNFDGIGEIIHDLVMWKDVSKSSLWFGFGTLCFLSSCFTKGVSFSIFSFLSQVGLLFLGVSFFSNSVRQRLCREGTEAEAKREFKLKEDDILRVGRLILPAANLVISKTREVFSGEPDMTLKVVPFLLVGAEYGHFITLWRLCALGFFASFTGPRLYSAYSPRLSEKVEHVKAWALGVWGGCAHKKIVAASAVTAFWNLTSIRTQIFAAFLCLVIFRYRRQHVVAEVADDDTAAAAADDTKATVDDAKEVAADEQKAIIAVEIESKK
- the LOC121811662 gene encoding reticulon-like protein B17 isoform X3: MDSTPLPQSSDRRTKSASRLSKLRHYSGGTITQLSLDIVPSSHKISTPPPESSVSPRPPYTLPLKELLALSPLPLKRSKADAADGRRCRSRTSTASPRGIRRSRRRLDQEEREIVEELAAKPRKKRQSRKEKLISSTSSQIVPSNKEAGGEVYNFDGIGEIIHDLVMWKDVSKSSLWFGFGTLCFLSSCFTKGVSFSIFSFLSQVGLLFLGVSFFSNSVRQREGTEAEAKREFKLKEDDILRVGRLILPAANLVISKTREVFSGEPDMTLKVVPFLLVGAEYGHFITLWRLCALGFFASFTGPRLYSAYSPRLSEKVEHVKAWALGVWGGCAHKKIVAASAVTAFWNLTSIRTQIFAAFLCLVIFRYRRQHVVAEVADDDTAAAAADDTKATVDDAKEVAADEQKAIIAVEIESKK
- the LOC121740889 gene encoding nicotianamine aminotransferase 1-like — its product is MEQKMSKWGFKSEKRTVTIRDFLEILKGNLNKNDKRDVIHLGHGDPSPYPSFKTSPVAEESLLNALRSSLFNGYPPSAGLSPARESVAEHLSKDLPHKLSEGDVFLTAGANHAIEVVLSALARPGANILFPKPGYPVYEARAAFSNLEVRHFNLLPERGWEVDLDGVEALADDKTIAMVVINPGNPCGNVFTFEHMQKIAETAQRLGILLISDEVYNHIVFGSNKFLPMGLLGSVTPVLTLASMSKRWLIPGWRLGWIAASDPNGVLKKSGIIESIENYLCITADPATLIQGAVPEILEKSTDAFFSRTNDTLRESADACYATISEIPSLSCPHKPEGAMSTMIEINPLLLEDVKDDVDFAMKLAREESVMIMPGSILGLKNWLRLSFSVEPAILRDGLERIRAFCSRHSNTLQGYMKLESRRCASSNLMHDDC